TAAAACTTTAGCAAAATATTCTGGATATCCTATCTTCCACCAGCCAACTATTGTTTTATCAGGATAATAAACTCCTGCCATATATGAACCCTGCAAACTGTCTCCAGTATATTTTTCCTCGAAATTTGCACGTTGTCCCATAAAACCATTGCCTAGACTAAAAATGCTTTCAGAAAGAAGATGCTTATCTGGATCAAAACCCTCCTCAATAATTTTCCAGGAATCAGTCTTTAAATAACTCTGCATATCTATACCCCCATAAAAATTAAAATCGACTTATAACAATTATCTTTAATATTCTATTTCTCTAACAATCTATTTATACAAGTAAGTATTAAATTAAAATGTACTTTTTTCTTGCAATGTTCTTGCAGGGTTTAGGAAATCAATGTAGAAATACTTATAATAGCGTATTAATAGGAGAAAAGTCCTAATACAAAAAGAAAGGTATAGATTTTTTATGAAAATTTTAAAAAATAACAGATTTATTATTTATATAATATCAGTATTCATATTTATTTTCTTTACTATAGCTTTTACTTATAACATCTTTAACGGCTCAAGAAATACTATAAAAATAGAAGAATTTACTATTAGAAAAATTGACTATGTTAATTTTAATGAAGAAGAAATCATTCATGATTATAATTTTTATGAATTAAAAACATATATAAGTTATGAAAATTTTACAAATCTCACAGAATCAGATAATTATCAGATAGTTATTAACCGACTAGCAGCCAAATGGTATGCTATTTATTTTAACGGCCAGTTATTGGGAACTTATGGGGATCAAAATAATTATAGTAATATTTGGAATACAGTAGAGTTATATAATTTACATTCAAAACTAATTGAAGATAAAAATGAAATAAAAATATTAATTAATAATTTTAGTGAACCTGGTATCTCTTACCCTATTTTAATTACAGAATCCCGTGAAGGCCATCTAATTGAAAGTTGGGATAGACAAATTCTTGAAAATATAAATGTACTTTCTATTGGATTTAATGTATTTTCTTTTATTATATTAATAGCACTTTACAAAAAAAGCAAGAAAAGCAAAAAAGAATACTTATATCTCGCAATAGCTTGTTTTGCTCTATCACTAGGATTATTACAGTCACTAAACTTTCCGTTTTTACTTTTTTCAGGTCTTATCTTTAGAAAGATATCAGTAGCTTCTATGTATCTAGCAGTTTTTGCATTTTCTATGAGTATATTTGAGGAATACAAAAGTAGTAGAGTTAATAAAATTCTTGCATACTTTTCATTATTAAGTTTTTTGATTATCATGTTTTCACCTGCTAAATATTTTGCTATTTTAGATGAAAGTTTAGCAATAATAATTGCTATAAATATTCTTTCATGCTTATATACTAGCGCTAAAAATATCAAAAAATCGGACAAAGCAAGGTTATTCTTTTTTAGCATTTTATTTTCCACAATACCTGTTTTTTTTGATTTAATATTATTATTTAATAATACTTTAGTTAATTTCCATTATTCTTTAATAGGTATATTTATTTTTTCATTTTCAATTATCTTTTATTTAGTTTCTGATTATACTGCATTATTAGAAGAAGTTTATGAGCATAAAAAGATTGCTAAAGTAATGTATAATAAATCCATAAGGGATAGTATGACGGGAATTTATAATCATGGTTATATTACTTCTACATTATCAAATACTAAAGATAATTATTCTTTGATAATTATGGATGTTGATAATTTTAAAGATATAAATGATAAGTATGGTCACCAGGCTGGTGATGATGTAATAAAACATGTTGCTCAGACCATTAATAAAAGAACAAGAAAAAGTGATATTGTTGGTCGTTATGGTGGAGACGAATTTATTATTATTATTTTTAATGCTGAACAAAAAGATATTGAGAAAATAGCCAATAAAATAAAACGACAAATTGAAAAACCTTTTAAGAGCATACATGGTAAAATTAATATAACTGTATCTATGGGTATATATAATAAAGAAAAATCAGATGAAGGATCTGATTCACTGCTTAATGCAGATAAAGCTCTATATTATGTAAAAAATAATGGTAAAGGGAATATAAAAATTTATGATAGTGATAGTAAGTCCTTTAAATAGATTATATAAGCCTAATATACTCAACAAATATTTTTATTTAAAATTTAATATTTAAGGTTAACTTAAATTCACATGTATATTAATAAAGACAGCCTGTAATTTGAACTGACCCATGTCAAGTATACAGACTGTCTTTAGCATATACTATTATTTTTACTTTCTCTTTTCTAATTCTTCTCTTCTTTCCAAATATTCTTCCCTACTTATATTTCCTAAAGCATATTCATGCTTCAGAACATTCATAACATCAAGACCTTCCTTACGATTATATCTAGTAACGGTATATACAATGCCAGTTACTAATAAAACCCAAAAAAGTATGTGAATAAGCCAGCCAAATCCTCCTAAAAAATTAACACTTGTCCAGTTATGACAATAAAACATTATATAAGCTCCCCTTTCAATAAAGTTATTAAACATATGGTTTTAGTCGGTTCAATCTTAAGAAGCAAGCGAAATTATCACAATTTCGCTCAGGATTAATTAACTAATCAGTAAATTTACCAAGA
This sequence is a window from Halanaerobiaceae bacterium ANBcell28. Protein-coding genes within it:
- a CDS encoding diguanylate cyclase, with protein sequence MKILKNNRFIIYIISVFIFIFFTIAFTYNIFNGSRNTIKIEEFTIRKIDYVNFNEEEIIHDYNFYELKTYISYENFTNLTESDNYQIVINRLAAKWYAIYFNGQLLGTYGDQNNYSNIWNTVELYNLHSKLIEDKNEIKILINNFSEPGISYPILITESREGHLIESWDRQILENINVLSIGFNVFSFIILIALYKKSKKSKKEYLYLAIACFALSLGLLQSLNFPFLLFSGLIFRKISVASMYLAVFAFSMSIFEEYKSSRVNKILAYFSLLSFLIIMFSPAKYFAILDESLAIIIAINILSCLYTSAKNIKKSDKARLFFFSILFSTIPVFFDLILLFNNTLVNFHYSLIGIFIFSFSIIFYLVSDYTALLEEVYEHKKIAKVMYNKSIRDSMTGIYNHGYITSTLSNTKDNYSLIIMDVDNFKDINDKYGHQAGDDVIKHVAQTINKRTRKSDIVGRYGGDEFIIIIFNAEQKDIEKIANKIKRQIEKPFKSIHGKINITVSMGIYNKEKSDEGSDSLLNADKALYYVKNNGKGNIKIYDSDSKSFK